From Pelotomaculum schinkii, the proteins below share one genomic window:
- a CDS encoding TetR/AcrR family transcriptional regulator yields the protein MVNQADLRVVRSKKMIKDAFVDLIEKEGYENITIKDIAKRAMINRKTFYSHYESKAVLFDEIVKDTLDLLMQNLQYEKLDFDDALFSIDLQREILSLPH from the coding sequence ATGGTGAATCAGGCCGATCTTCGTGTTGTCCGGAGTAAAAAAATGATCAAGGATGCGTTTGTTGATTTAATTGAAAAAGAAGGGTATGAAAATATTACTATCAAGGACATTGCAAAACGGGCCATGATCAACCGGAAAACCTTTTATTCTCACTATGAAAGTAAAGCTGTTCTCTTTGATGAAATAGTCAAGGATACCCTGGATCTGCTTATGCAAAATTTACAGTATGAAAAATTGGATTTTGACGATGCTCTTTTCTCTATTGATTTACAAAGGGAAATCCTGAGCTTGCCCCATTAA
- a CDS encoding nitroreductase family protein, producing MELKDLIYSRHSIRKFKDTDVPKEDILKILDAIRVGPSAENDQNWHFIVVKNKDFMNKLADVINTKLAKVVSRVAEVDEKRAARFEKFTKLFTLFALNAPVLVMIYSYTAPPAAYTEYKMINMPHEELDHLFLQNCGMQSLGAAVENGVLMAMDLGYGSCTMTSQNWAHREIEAFVKEELGFEREGWFLATMLPIGVPDGEAKSPGKKPLDEMVIFVE from the coding sequence GTGGAACTAAAAGATTTGATTTATTCGAGGCATAGTATCAGAAAATTCAAGGATACAGATGTCCCAAAAGAAGACATCCTGAAAATACTTGATGCGATACGAGTAGGTCCATCCGCGGAGAACGATCAAAATTGGCATTTCATCGTAGTTAAAAACAAGGATTTCATGAATAAACTGGCTGATGTCATTAATACAAAGCTTGCGAAAGTTGTCAGCAGAGTTGCTGAGGTCGATGAAAAAAGAGCCGCACGGTTTGAAAAGTTTACGAAGCTTTTCACGCTCTTTGCACTTAATGCTCCCGTACTGGTGATGATCTATTCGTATACGGCACCGCCAGCTGCATACACTGAATATAAAATGATAAACATGCCGCATGAGGAATTAGATCATCTGTTTCTGCAGAACTGCGGTATGCAGAGTTTGGGTGCTGCCGTAGAAAATGGCGTACTCATGGCAATGGATTTAGGCTACGGCTCCTGCACCATGACAAGTCAGAATTGGGCACACAGGGAGATTGAGGCTTTTGTTAAAGAAGAATTAGGATTTGAAAGAGAAGGTTGGTTTCTCGCAACTATGCTCCCCATAGGTGTTCCAGATGGTGAAGCAAAAAGTCCTGGAAAAAAACCGCTGGATGAAATGGTAATATTTGTAGAATAA
- a CDS encoding TetR-like C-terminal domain-containing protein has protein sequence MLIVTFHDGHLHWFYCTSHLPCPSNRVRFIQTILHNVTENRRLFRILFSSSSSYELTMQIERLLQTKIIYKLIKANPAKDLSEIPQELLTSSVSSVFMIIIKWWINQDVYSKEDAAKIFLKLVSTGFTKSFGFTN, from the coding sequence ATGCTTATCGTAACGTTTCATGATGGACACCTCCACTGGTTTTATTGTACCAGCCATTTACCGTGTCCATCAAATCGGGTCAGGTTTATCCAGACGATTTTGCATAATGTCACCGAGAACAGGAGGTTATTTAGAATTCTCTTTAGCAGCAGCTCAAGCTATGAACTTACTATGCAAATAGAACGGCTCTTACAGACAAAAATTATCTATAAATTAATTAAGGCAAATCCGGCTAAGGACCTCTCTGAAATACCCCAAGAGTTGTTAACCAGTTCAGTGTCCTCGGTTTTTATGATCATTATAAAGTGGTGGATCAATCAGGATGTATATTCAAAAGAAGACGCTGCTAAAATTTTCTTGAAGCTAGTTTCTACAGGATTTACGAAATCGTTTGGTTTTACTAATTAA
- a CDS encoding IS3 family transposase (programmed frameshift), with amino-acid sequence MKRYDKHFKEEAVRLVVELGRSVATVAKELGIHENTLHKWVSQYKEHKENAFPGSGNLLPEDAETRRLKKMIADLQEENAILKKGHGHLRKTPEIAYKFINQHRFKFRVEKMCQVFGVSRSGYYAWLKRPESRRKIRNKELIKKIRKVHQISRGTYGSPRITRTLKKQGITCSRNRVARLMRENDIAAKTRRKFKATTNSKHHYPVAENIVNQNFTASHPNQVWVADITYVATDEGWLYLAAIEDLFQRKIVGWAMDSTMTRQLVLDALRQAVWRYRPSAGLIHHSDRGSQYASHEYQQALKDYEMNASMSRKGNCYDNACMESFFGTLKRELIYGTRFKTRAEARQAIFEYIEVFYNRVRLHSALGYMSPVEYEQSFKTAA; translated from the exons ATGAAACGTTACGATAAGCATTTTAAAGAAGAAGCGGTCCGCCTGGTAGTAGAGTTGGGGCGATCCGTGGCAACGGTGGCCAAAGAACTCGGTATCCATGAGAACACCCTGCACAAATGGGTTAGTCAGTATAAAGAACATAAGGAAAACGCTTTTCCAGGCAGCGGCAATCTACTGCCAGAGGACGCAGAAACCAGGCGTTTAAAAAAAATGATAGCTGATTTACAAGAGGAAAACGCCATTCTAAAAAAGG GCCACGGCCATCTTCGCAAGACACCAGAAATAGCTTATAAGTTTATTAATCAGCACCGCTTCAAATTTCGGGTGGAGAAGATGTGCCAGGTTTTTGGAGTCTCTCGAAGCGGTTACTATGCTTGGCTGAAAAGGCCGGAAAGCCGGCGAAAAATCCGGAATAAAGAACTAATTAAAAAGATCCGTAAGGTTCATCAGATTTCCCGGGGTACTTATGGTAGTCCGAGAATAACCAGGACCTTGAAGAAACAAGGCATTACTTGCAGCCGGAACCGGGTGGCCCGCCTGATGCGGGAGAACGATATAGCCGCCAAGACAAGGAGAAAATTTAAGGCTACCACTAACTCAAAGCACCATTATCCGGTTGCTGAAAACATTGTTAATCAGAACTTTACTGCCAGCCATCCTAATCAGGTCTGGGTTGCTGATATTACATATGTCGCAACGGATGAAGGGTGGTTATACCTTGCAGCTATTGAAGACCTGTTCCAAAGAAAGATTGTGGGCTGGGCTATGGACAGTACAATGACTCGCCAGTTGGTCCTGGATGCTCTCAGACAGGCAGTTTGGCGGTATCGGCCATCAGCAGGACTTATTCATCACTCAGACCGCGGGAGTCAATATGCCAGTCATGAATACCAGCAAGCTTTAAAGGACTACGAAATGAACGCCAGTATGAGCCGCAAAGGTAATTGTTATGACAACGCCTGTATGGAATCGTTTTTTGGAACCCTGAAGAGGGAACTGATTTATGGTACCCGATTTAAAACAAGAGCTGAAGCCCGTCAAGCCATCTTTGAATATATTGAAGTCTTTTACAACCGGGTTCGGCTGCATTCAGCCCTTGGATATATGTCGCCAGTCGAATACGAACAATCCTTTAAAACAGCAGCGTAA